From Candidatus Neomarinimicrobiota bacterium:
AAGGCAGGTCTTGATGTAGAGTGGTTCCCGGCCGTCTATGGTCTGGATGTGGATATAGAAGATTACCAGAAACGCGGGTATTTGAGTGGGGACTTCAAGTTGCGACTGGCTGGAAGTCTTGGGACGCTATTAAGCCATATTCATGTCTGGGAAAAGATAGTCGAAGACCCCCAGTGTGATATAGGGCTGGTTTTTGAGGATGATGCAGTTTTCACCAGACATTTCTTAAAAGATCTTGGCGATATCAAGAAAGGAGACATTCCAGAGGATTGGGATATGCTCTGGCTGGGTTGGCATAAGTTGGATTGTGAGCCTGTGAATGATAGGTTCGGTACACCACGCAAAACTGAAGGCAAAAGTGTA
This genomic window contains:
- a CDS encoding glycosyltransferase family 25 protein; translated protein: MQYDKAYLISLERSPVRRKNFYRYASKAGLDVEWFPAVYGLDVDIEDYQKRGYLSGDFKLRLAGSLGTLLSHIHVWEKIVEDPQCDIGLVFEDDAVFTRHFLKDLGDIKKGDIPEDWDMLWLGWHKLDCEPVNDRFGTPRKTEGKSVNSGHFAYLIKSSSVEKMKSLLLPYDNKRSKDVLLRRNFDAFGAYFLLDKIVKTPRIGFDSVRKNINDPKRIEGHPIKKLVQKIRKLFLE